One window of the Mycobacterium haemophilum DSM 44634 genome contains the following:
- a CDS encoding serine hydrolase domain-containing protein produces the protein MAVLDALDDWPVPAAAAAVVGPTGVLAAHGDTEQVFALASVTKPLVARAAQIAVEEGVVDLDTAAGPPGSTVRHLLAHASGLAMHSKYVMAPAGTRRMYSNYGFRVLAETVQRESGIEFGRYLTEAVFEPLAMAATKLEDGAWAAGFGATSTVADLAAFATDLLRPATVSAHMHADATSVQFPGLDGVLPGYGVQRPNDWGLGFEIKDSKSPHWTGTLNSARTYGHFGQSGGFIWADPEAELVLVVLTDRDFGEWALQLWPAISDAVLSEYTR, from the coding sequence ATGGCTGTTCTGGACGCACTTGACGACTGGCCAGTTCCGGCTGCCGCCGCCGCGGTGGTCGGACCCACCGGCGTGCTGGCCGCTCACGGTGACACTGAGCAGGTGTTCGCGCTGGCCTCGGTCACCAAACCGCTGGTGGCCCGTGCCGCGCAGATCGCCGTCGAGGAAGGGGTCGTCGACCTCGACACTGCGGCCGGTCCGCCTGGCTCCACGGTTCGCCATCTACTGGCGCATGCGTCGGGTTTGGCGATGCACTCCAAGTACGTGATGGCCCCGGCCGGCACCCGTCGGATGTATTCCAACTACGGCTTTAGGGTGCTGGCCGAGACTGTGCAGCGGGAGTCGGGGATCGAATTCGGCCGTTATCTCACCGAGGCGGTGTTCGAGCCATTGGCGATGGCAGCCACCAAGCTGGAGGATGGCGCGTGGGCCGCCGGGTTTGGGGCGACCTCGACGGTAGCGGATCTGGCCGCATTCGCTACTGACTTGCTGCGTCCTGCGACGGTCTCGGCGCACATGCACGCCGACGCGACGTCTGTGCAATTTCCCGGCTTGGACGGCGTGCTGCCCGGGTACGGCGTGCAGCGGCCCAACGATTGGGGACTGGGTTTTGAGATCAAGGATTCGAAATCACCGCATTGGACCGGCACCCTCAACTCGGCCCGAACATACGGCCATTTCGGCCAATCAGGCGGCTTTATCTGGGCAGATCCGGAGGCGGAGCTGGTGCTGGTGGTCCTCACGGACCGCGATTTCGGCGAGTGGGCACTGCAGCTGTGGCCAGCGATTTCCGACGCCGTGCTGTCCGAATACACCCGATAG
- a CDS encoding SHOCT domain-containing protein, producing the protein MKSRRPARISLAVAIAMLVVSVAGFVVSLVLNAFFLDKYNAYGEVPIPGSGSLHLPAGQVSVSLHTVVVGGTNGGGLPVPPLGVTITPPDGVPQPVVMESIGSTTTVNNDAHVRVWMVQIPADGNYNVTTDGQIGGFINPRLAFGHQSSYGFLVWVFVAVFVVGLIDVALSVTWVARTRQKVVSAVVAETPHP; encoded by the coding sequence ATGAAGAGCAGACGGCCCGCCAGGATTTCGCTGGCGGTCGCCATCGCGATGTTGGTGGTGTCGGTCGCCGGTTTTGTCGTCTCCTTGGTGCTCAACGCATTCTTTCTGGACAAGTACAACGCCTACGGCGAGGTGCCTATCCCGGGATCGGGCAGCCTGCACTTGCCCGCCGGTCAAGTCAGTGTCAGCCTGCACACCGTGGTGGTCGGCGGAACCAACGGCGGCGGCCTTCCGGTGCCACCGCTTGGAGTTACCATCACCCCGCCCGACGGTGTGCCGCAACCGGTGGTGATGGAAAGTATCGGCAGCACAACAACAGTCAACAACGATGCACATGTGCGGGTGTGGATGGTTCAGATTCCCGCCGACGGTAACTACAACGTCACCACCGACGGCCAGATCGGCGGATTCATTAACCCGCGACTGGCCTTCGGCCATCAAAGTTCATACGGCTTTCTGGTCTGGGTGTTTGTTGCGGTGTTCGTGGTCGGCCTGATCGATGTGGCGCTGTCGGTGACCTGGGTGGCCCGCACCCGGCAGAAGGTGGTCTCGGCGGTGGTAGCGGAGACCCCCCACCCTTAG
- a CDS encoding DUF3145 domain-containing protein, producing the protein MRASNQFADATAGVVYVHASPAAVCPHVEWALSSTLQAKANLVWTPQPAMPGQLRAVTNWIGPVGTGARLANALRSWSVLRFEVTEDPSPGVDGQRFSHTPQLGLWSGSMSANGDIMVGEMRLRAMMAHGADTLAAELDSVLGTAWDDALEVYRDGGDAGEVTWLSRGVG; encoded by the coding sequence ATGCGTGCGTCGAATCAATTCGCCGACGCCACGGCGGGCGTGGTGTATGTCCACGCCTCACCCGCGGCGGTATGCCCGCACGTCGAGTGGGCGTTGTCGTCGACCCTGCAAGCCAAGGCGAACTTGGTGTGGACACCGCAGCCGGCGATGCCTGGGCAGCTGCGTGCGGTCACCAACTGGATCGGACCGGTGGGCACCGGCGCCCGGTTGGCCAACGCGTTGCGCTCGTGGTCGGTGCTGCGGTTCGAGGTCACCGAGGATCCCAGTCCCGGAGTCGACGGCCAGCGGTTCAGTCATACCCCGCAGCTGGGGTTGTGGAGCGGGTCGATGAGCGCCAACGGCGACATCATGGTCGGGGAGATGCGCCTGCGGGCAATGATGGCTCACGGCGCCGACACACTTGCCGCCGAACTGGACTCGGTGCTGGGAACGGCATGGGACGACGCGCTCGAGGTGTACCGCGACGGCGGCGACGCCGGTGAGGTGACCTGGCTCAGCCGTGGGGTCGGCTAA
- the lnt gene encoding apolipoprotein N-acyltransferase — MVACSAACREQILGRAAALAVGVVPAVAFPAPAWWWLAWFGVVPLLLVVRAAPTPRAAAIRAWLGAGGFVLTTQHWLATSIGPMLAVFAVGFGALWLPWGWLAHRLLSAPVTVGRTVAALVVLPSAWVAAEAVRSVPWLGGPWTSLGGSQWNQPVTLASAALGGVWLTSFLLVATNTAIAGMIVHREMRGRLIALACVVACAGVGPAWYLLGPAPARGPTVRVALVQPGSIVDSRARQAASETLTATVAGQRPDLVVWGESSVGQDLTSHPEVLARLADLSRQVGADLLVNVDAAAPSGRIYKSATLVGERATLRSYQKSRLVPFGEYVPLRPVFGWITRYTKAAAEDRQRGTGPVALRISSPGTLVIGPLISYETTFSDLARREVQLGAELLVYQSSTSTFQGTWAQPQLAALPAVHAAEVGRPAVHVGLSGDSSAFDARGRRLAWCPSGYQGVVVVTVSLASSATLYQRLGDGVLVPAFAILGFALFRWRRFPRDDTLRG, encoded by the coding sequence ATGGTCGCATGCTCGGCAGCGTGTCGAGAGCAAATCCTCGGCCGGGCGGCCGCGTTGGCGGTCGGCGTAGTGCCTGCCGTCGCTTTCCCCGCGCCGGCGTGGTGGTGGCTGGCCTGGTTCGGTGTGGTGCCGCTGCTGTTGGTGGTGCGCGCCGCGCCGACGCCGCGGGCAGCTGCCATACGAGCCTGGTTGGGTGCCGGTGGGTTTGTGCTGACTACCCAGCACTGGCTGGCAACCAGCATTGGCCCCATGCTGGCGGTGTTTGCCGTCGGATTCGGTGCGCTATGGCTGCCGTGGGGTTGGCTCGCGCACCGACTGTTGTCGGCGCCTGTCACCGTGGGCCGCACGGTTGCCGCGCTGGTGGTGTTGCCCAGCGCATGGGTGGCGGCCGAAGCGGTGCGGTCCGTGCCTTGGTTGGGTGGCCCGTGGACGTCGCTGGGCGGATCGCAGTGGAACCAGCCCGTCACGCTGGCGTCGGCCGCATTGGGCGGGGTGTGGCTGACGAGTTTTCTCTTGGTTGCCACCAACACTGCCATTGCCGGCATGATCGTGCACCGTGAGATGCGCGGTCGACTCATCGCGCTGGCGTGCGTAGTGGCGTGCGCAGGAGTTGGCCCGGCCTGGTACCTGCTGGGTCCGGCACCGGCTCGCGGTCCGACGGTGCGGGTGGCGCTGGTGCAGCCAGGCAGCATTGTTGACTCGCGCGCGCGGCAGGCGGCCAGTGAGACGCTCACCGCAACGGTTGCGGGCCAGCGGCCGGATTTGGTGGTTTGGGGAGAAAGCAGCGTTGGACAAGACCTCACCAGCCACCCCGAGGTCCTGGCCCGGCTCGCCGATTTGTCACGGCAGGTGGGAGCCGACCTGCTGGTCAACGTCGACGCTGCGGCACCGAGCGGCCGAATCTACAAGTCCGCGACGCTCGTCGGGGAACGCGCAACGCTGCGTAGCTACCAGAAATCCCGCCTGGTTCCGTTCGGTGAATATGTGCCGCTCCGGCCCGTTTTCGGCTGGATCACCCGCTACACCAAGGCCGCCGCCGAGGACCGGCAACGGGGAACTGGGCCGGTGGCGCTGCGAATTAGCTCACCGGGCACGCTCGTGATCGGGCCGTTGATCAGCTACGAGACAACGTTCTCCGACCTTGCCCGTCGTGAGGTGCAGCTCGGCGCCGAGCTGCTGGTGTATCAGAGTTCCACTTCAACTTTTCAAGGGACTTGGGCGCAGCCGCAGCTGGCCGCTTTGCCGGCGGTGCACGCCGCCGAGGTGGGCCGTCCGGCGGTGCACGTCGGATTGTCGGGCGATAGCTCGGCCTTCGACGCCCGGGGGCGTCGGCTGGCGTGGTGCCCGTCGGGCTACCAGGGTGTGGTCGTAGTCACCGTCTCGTTGGCATCGAGTGCCACCCTGTATCAACGGCTAGGGGACGGGGTTCTGGTGCCGGCGTTCGCGATCCTGGGCTTTGCGCTGTTTCGTTGGCGCCGCTTCCCTCGCGATGACACACTGCGTGGATGA
- a CDS encoding S-(hydroxymethyl)mycothiol dehydrogenase, with translation MSQTVRGVISRKKGEPVELVDIVVPDPGPGEAVVDVIACGVCHTDLTYREGGINDDYPFLLGHEAAGTVEAVGPGVTTVEPGDFVILNWRAVCGQCRACKRGRPNYCFDTYNAQQKMTLTDGTEVTPALGIGAFADKTLVHSGQCTKVDPAADPAVAGLLGCGVMAGLGAAINTAAMTRDDTVAVIGCGGVGDAAIAGAALVGAKRIIAVDTDDTKLDWARTFGATHTINAREIDVVTTIQDLTGGFGVDVVIDAVGRPETWTQAFYARDLAGTVVLVGVPTPDMRLDMPLLDFFSHGGSLKSSWYGDCLPERDFPTLIDLYLQGRLPLDKFVSERIGLGDVEDAFHKMHGGKVLRSVVML, from the coding sequence ATGAGTCAGACAGTGCGCGGCGTGATTTCGCGAAAGAAGGGCGAGCCCGTCGAATTGGTGGATATCGTCGTCCCGGATCCCGGGCCAGGGGAGGCCGTGGTCGACGTCATCGCGTGCGGGGTGTGCCACACCGACCTGACCTACCGCGAGGGCGGCATCAATGACGACTACCCGTTCCTGCTCGGCCACGAGGCCGCCGGCACGGTCGAGGCCGTCGGGCCGGGCGTGACCACGGTCGAGCCGGGCGACTTCGTGATCCTGAACTGGCGCGCGGTGTGCGGGCAGTGCCGGGCCTGCAAACGCGGCAGGCCAAACTACTGCTTCGACACGTACAACGCCCAACAGAAAATGACGCTGACCGACGGCACCGAAGTTACCCCGGCGTTGGGCATCGGAGCCTTCGCCGACAAGACGCTGGTGCACTCCGGTCAATGCACCAAAGTCGATCCCGCGGCCGATCCGGCGGTCGCCGGCCTGCTGGGCTGCGGGGTGATGGCCGGGTTGGGCGCCGCGATCAATACCGCCGCCATGACCCGCGATGACACCGTCGCGGTGATCGGCTGCGGCGGCGTCGGGGATGCCGCGATCGCAGGCGCCGCACTGGTTGGCGCCAAGCGGATCATCGCGGTCGACACCGATGACACGAAACTGGATTGGGCCCGCACGTTCGGCGCCACCCACACCATTAACGCCCGCGAAATCGATGTCGTCACAACCATCCAGGACCTCACCGGCGGCTTCGGCGTCGACGTAGTGATCGACGCGGTCGGCCGGCCCGAAACCTGGACGCAGGCCTTCTACGCCCGCGACCTCGCCGGAACCGTTGTGCTGGTGGGTGTCCCGACGCCCGACATGCGCCTGGACATGCCGCTGCTGGACTTCTTCTCTCATGGCGGCTCACTGAAGTCATCGTGGTACGGCGATTGCCTACCCGAACGCGACTTCCCCACCCTGATTGACCTCTATCTTCAGGGCAGGCTTCCGTTGGACAAGTTCGTCTCCGAACGCATCGGGCTGGGCGACGTCGAAGACGCATTCCACAAGATGCACGGCGGTAAGGTGCTGCGCTCGGTGGTGATGCTGTGA
- a CDS encoding diacylglycerol kinase: MTQLRQREIAHVTALTNPLSGHGSAIAAARRAIARLQQHGVEVVEIIGDDADDARYLVGAALERGTDAVAVTGGDGVISNALQVLAGTDIPLGIIPAGTGNDHAREFGIPTNDPEAAADIIVDGWTKTVDLGRIQCGEGSKKWGKWFGTVAATGFDSLVTDRANRMRWPHGRLRYYLAMVAELSQLRLLPYRLVLDGTREIDTDITLAAFGNTRSYGGGLLICPNADHTDGLLDITMVNEASRTKLIRLFPTVLKGTHINLNEVSTARAKSIHVECPGINVYADGDFACLLPAEISAVAGALQILRPHR, from the coding sequence GTGACCCAATTACGCCAGCGTGAAATCGCCCATGTGACCGCGCTGACCAATCCCCTCTCGGGACATGGCAGTGCAATAGCGGCAGCGCGACGCGCGATCGCCCGGCTGCAGCAGCACGGCGTGGAGGTCGTGGAAATCATCGGCGATGACGCTGACGATGCGCGGTATCTCGTCGGCGCGGCACTCGAGAGGGGCACCGACGCGGTGGCGGTGACGGGCGGTGACGGCGTCATCTCCAACGCACTGCAGGTGTTGGCGGGCACCGATATTCCGTTAGGAATCATCCCGGCTGGAACCGGTAATGATCATGCCCGTGAATTCGGCATTCCCACAAATGATCCCGAAGCCGCCGCCGATATTATCGTCGATGGCTGGACGAAAACCGTTGACCTGGGCCGGATTCAGTGCGGCGAAGGCAGCAAGAAGTGGGGCAAGTGGTTCGGCACGGTAGCGGCAACCGGATTCGATTCCCTGGTGACCGATCGCGCCAACCGCATGCGCTGGCCACACGGACGATTGCGCTACTACCTGGCGATGGTCGCCGAACTGTCGCAGCTGCGACTCTTGCCGTATCGGTTGGTCCTCGACGGAACCCGGGAGATCGACACCGATATCACGCTTGCGGCCTTCGGCAATACCCGCAGTTATGGCGGGGGGCTGCTGATCTGTCCCAACGCCGATCACACCGACGGCCTGCTCGACATCACCATGGTGAACGAGGCATCCCGGACCAAGCTGATCCGGCTATTTCCCACCGTATTAAAAGGCACCCACATCAACCTGAACGAGGTCAGCACGGCGCGCGCCAAGTCAATCCACGTCGAGTGCCCCGGCATCAATGTCTATGCCGACGGTGATTTCGCGTGTCTGCTGCCCGCCGAGATCTCCGCGGTCGCCGGCGCGCTACAGATCCTTCGTCCCCACCGGTGA
- a CDS encoding SDR family oxidoreductase, protein MANDLVATVPDLSGKLAIVTGANSGLGFGLARRLSAAGADVVMAIRNRAKGEAAIKEIHAGVPDAKLAIKSLDLSSLATVAALGEQLNAEGRPVDILINNAGVMTPPERDTTTDGFELQFGSNHLGHFALTAHLLPLLRAAKGARVVSLSSLAARTGRIHFDDPQFEKSYAAMPAYGQSKLAVLMFARELDRRSREAGWGITSNAAHPGLTKTNLQITGPSHGRQRPALMERLYKTSWRFTPFLWQEIDEGILPALYAAATPQAEGGAFYGPRGIYEAAGGGVAPAKVPKRASNDSDCRRLWELSEQLTGVSYATPN, encoded by the coding sequence ATGGCCAACGATCTCGTCGCCACCGTGCCCGATCTGTCGGGCAAGCTGGCAATCGTCACCGGGGCAAACAGCGGTCTGGGATTCGGGCTGGCCCGGCGGCTGTCGGCGGCCGGCGCCGACGTCGTGATGGCGATCCGCAATCGCGCCAAAGGCGAGGCGGCGATCAAAGAAATCCACGCGGGAGTCCCCGACGCCAAGCTGGCCATCAAATCCCTCGACCTGTCGTCACTGGCCACCGTTGCGGCCTTGGGCGAACAACTCAACGCCGAGGGCCGCCCCGTCGACATTCTGATCAACAATGCCGGCGTCATGACGCCGCCGGAGCGCGACACCACCACCGACGGCTTCGAGTTGCAGTTCGGCAGCAACCATCTCGGACACTTCGCGCTGACCGCACACCTGTTGCCGCTGTTGCGTGCCGCCAAGGGCGCGCGCGTGGTCTCGCTAAGCAGCTTGGCAGCCCGCACCGGCCGCATCCACTTCGACGACCCGCAGTTCGAAAAGTCCTACGCGGCCATGCCGGCCTACGGCCAGTCAAAGCTGGCGGTCTTGATGTTCGCCCGTGAGCTGGATCGCCGCAGCCGCGAGGCGGGCTGGGGAATCACGTCCAACGCCGCGCATCCCGGCTTGACCAAGACCAACTTGCAGATCACTGGACCCTCGCATGGCCGGCAACGGCCCGCACTCATGGAGCGTTTATACAAGACGTCATGGCGTTTCACGCCGTTCCTGTGGCAAGAGATTGACGAGGGGATTCTGCCCGCGCTGTACGCGGCCGCCACACCGCAGGCCGAGGGCGGCGCGTTCTATGGACCGCGCGGCATCTACGAGGCGGCCGGCGGCGGCGTCGCACCGGCCAAGGTGCCCAAGCGAGCCAGCAACGACAGTGATTGCCGGCGACTGTGGGAGCTTTCCGAGCAGCTCACCGGGGTCAGTTACGCAACACCGAACTAG
- a CDS encoding TetR/AcrR family transcriptional regulator — MLSISNAPLDTAERILRAAASCVVDFGVDRVTLAEIARRAGVSRPTVYRRWPDTRSIVAALLTKRITGVLRDAPLLGDDRESLVHQIVTVANLLRQDKLVMSVMHSELAPIYITERLGASQQMLIDALADRLRVAQRHGSVRTGDPLQMATMVLLIAQSTIQSEQIVRPILDADALATELAYSLNGYLS; from the coding sequence ATGCTGTCAATTAGTAACGCTCCATTGGATACCGCGGAGCGGATACTGCGGGCAGCGGCCAGCTGTGTCGTCGATTTCGGCGTGGACCGGGTGACCCTTGCCGAGATAGCGCGGCGCGCGGGTGTGAGCCGGCCAACGGTGTACCGGCGGTGGCCCGATACCCGGTCGATCGTGGCGGCGCTGCTGACCAAGCGCATCACCGGCGTGCTGCGCGACGCGCCATTGCTCGGCGACGACCGCGAATCGCTTGTGCACCAGATTGTTACGGTCGCTAATCTGCTGCGTCAGGACAAACTGGTGATGTCGGTGATGCACTCGGAGCTGGCGCCGATCTACATCACCGAACGCCTCGGGGCTAGTCAGCAGATGTTGATCGACGCTCTTGCAGACCGGTTGCGAGTGGCCCAGCGGCACGGCAGCGTCCGCACCGGCGACCCCCTGCAGATGGCCACGATGGTGTTGCTGATCGCCCAGTCGACCATTCAGTCGGAGCAGATCGTTCGGCCGATTCTTGATGCCGACGCGCTGGCCACCGAACTCGCCTACTCGCTGAACGGATACCTGTCCTGA
- a CDS encoding FAD-binding oxidoreductase yields MKWNAWGDPAAATPLSEGIRSLLKQVLNLAEREETELDPDQVQLRPCALSEADHDALAAIVGADYCRTSDRDRLLHAGGKSTPDMLRRQDTGVQDAPDAVLLPGGPAGEDTVAAILRYCSEHGIAVIPFGGGTNVVGGLDPSRGGFDAVVSLDLRRFNQLLALDEVSGAAELGAGVTGPEAERLLGEHGFSLGHFPQSFEFATIGGFAATRSSGQDSAGYGRFNDMILGLRMVTPVGTMDVGRAPESAAGPDLRQLLIGSEGTLGVITQVRLRVHRAPQAVRYEAWSFPDFETGAAALRAVTQNATGPTVIRLSDEAETGVNLATTESIGESQITGGCLGITVFEGTKEHVESRHAETSALLAAQGGRSLGEGPAQAWERGRFAAPYLRDALLAAGALCETLETATEWSNIPALKAAVTEALTTSLAASGTPALVMCHVSHVYPSGASLYFTVVAGQRGNPIEQWRAAKKAASDAIMATGGTITHHHAIGTDHRPWMRDEVGDLGVQVLRAVKATLDPAGILNPGKLIP; encoded by the coding sequence ATGAAATGGAACGCGTGGGGAGATCCGGCCGCAGCCACACCACTTTCCGAGGGGATCCGGTCTTTGCTAAAGCAGGTCCTGAACCTCGCGGAGCGAGAAGAAACCGAGCTTGATCCCGACCAGGTGCAGCTGCGCCCCTGCGCGTTATCGGAAGCGGATCACGATGCGCTGGCCGCGATCGTGGGCGCCGATTACTGCCGCACCTCCGACCGCGACCGGTTGTTGCACGCCGGCGGCAAGTCCACCCCGGACATGTTGCGGCGACAGGACACCGGAGTCCAGGATGCACCCGACGCGGTGTTGCTGCCCGGCGGCCCCGCAGGTGAGGACACCGTCGCCGCCATTTTGCGTTACTGCTCCGAGCACGGCATCGCGGTCATCCCGTTCGGAGGTGGCACCAACGTCGTCGGTGGGCTCGACCCATCCCGCGGCGGGTTCGATGCTGTGGTTTCCCTGGATTTGCGGCGTTTCAATCAGCTGCTCGCCCTCGATGAGGTGTCCGGCGCGGCCGAGTTGGGCGCCGGCGTCACCGGACCAGAGGCCGAACGTCTGCTCGGCGAACACGGTTTCTCGCTCGGCCATTTCCCACAGAGCTTTGAGTTCGCCACCATCGGTGGCTTCGCGGCGACCCGGTCGTCTGGCCAAGACTCGGCTGGCTACGGCCGGTTCAACGACATGATTCTTGGGCTGCGAATGGTCACCCCGGTGGGCACCATGGATGTGGGTCGCGCGCCCGAATCGGCCGCGGGTCCCGATCTGCGACAACTGCTGATCGGCTCCGAAGGCACCTTAGGCGTCATCACCCAGGTGCGGCTGCGCGTGCATCGCGCGCCGCAGGCCGTCCGTTACGAGGCGTGGTCGTTCCCGGATTTCGAGACCGGGGCTGCGGCGCTGCGGGCCGTCACTCAAAATGCCACCGGTCCCACCGTTATTCGGCTCTCCGATGAGGCCGAGACGGGAGTCAACCTGGCCACCACCGAGTCGATCGGCGAAAGCCAAATCACCGGCGGCTGCTTGGGAATCACCGTGTTCGAAGGCACCAAGGAACACGTCGAGAGCCGGCACGCCGAAACCAGTGCGCTGCTGGCGGCCCAAGGTGGCAGATCGCTGGGCGAGGGGCCGGCACAGGCCTGGGAGCGCGGCCGATTCGCCGCGCCATATTTGCGCGACGCCCTGCTCGCCGCGGGCGCGCTCTGCGAGACGCTCGAGACCGCCACCGAATGGTCCAACATTCCCGCGCTGAAGGCCGCGGTCACCGAAGCGCTGACCACGTCGTTAGCCGCCTCAGGCACACCGGCTCTGGTGATGTGTCACGTGTCGCACGTGTACCCCAGCGGCGCTTCGTTGTACTTCACAGTCGTCGCCGGGCAGCGGGGCAATCCGATCGAGCAGTGGCGGGCCGCCAAGAAGGCCGCTTCGGATGCGATCATGGCCACCGGCGGAACCATCACCCACCACCATGCGATCGGCACCGACCACCGGCCCTGGATGCGCGATGAGGTGGGCGATCTGGGTGTGCAGGTGTTGCGTGCGGTCAAGGCGACGTTGGATCCAGCCGGAATTCTCAATCCCGGCAAGCTGATTCCGTGA
- a CDS encoding class I SAM-dependent methyltransferase, giving the protein MNGAPETASETTEAFTERIVAAIDSASLALLMSVGHQTGLLDTMAGLPPATSTQIADAAGLNERYVREWLGGVTTGHVVDYDAEAQTYSLPAHRAAVLTRAAGPDNLALVAQFIPLLSGVEQQIIGCFRDGGGVPYSEFPRFHSLMAETSGAVFDAALVDVVLPLVDGLPERLRSGADVADFGCGSGHAVNVMARAFPASRFTGLDFSDEAIAVGTAEAARLGLGNAAFESHNLAQLAKAAAYDVITVFDAIHDQAQPARVLENIYRALRPGGVLLMADIKASSQLEDNVDVPMSTYLYTTSLMHCMTVSLALQGAGLGAVWGRQLATTMLGDAGFDDVRVVEIESDPINNYYVAYKGATK; this is encoded by the coding sequence ATGAATGGAGCACCCGAGACCGCCTCCGAAACCACTGAAGCATTCACCGAGCGAATAGTTGCGGCCATCGACAGCGCCAGTCTGGCGCTGCTCATGAGCGTCGGACATCAGACCGGCCTGCTGGACACGATGGCCGGGCTGCCGCCCGCCACCAGCACCCAGATCGCCGACGCCGCCGGGCTCAACGAGCGCTACGTCCGGGAGTGGCTGGGCGGCGTGACCACCGGGCACGTCGTCGACTACGACGCCGAGGCTCAGACCTACTCGTTACCGGCCCACCGCGCGGCCGTGCTGACGCGGGCGGCCGGGCCAGACAATCTCGCCCTGGTGGCTCAGTTCATTCCGCTGCTCAGCGGGGTCGAACAGCAAATCATCGGGTGCTTCCGCGACGGCGGTGGTGTGCCCTACAGCGAATTTCCGCGCTTCCACTCGTTGATGGCCGAGACGAGCGGTGCGGTGTTCGATGCAGCGCTCGTCGATGTGGTGCTGCCCTTGGTCGACGGCCTTCCGGAACGCTTGCGGTCTGGAGCCGACGTCGCCGATTTCGGTTGCGGCAGTGGTCACGCGGTCAACGTGATGGCACGGGCATTCCCCGCGAGCCGGTTCACCGGCCTCGACTTTTCCGACGAGGCCATCGCGGTCGGCACGGCCGAGGCGGCTCGACTGGGTTTGGGAAACGCGGCCTTTGAGAGCCACAATCTGGCCCAGTTAGCTAAGGCTGCTGCCTACGACGTCATCACTGTCTTCGACGCCATCCACGATCAGGCGCAACCAGCACGGGTGCTGGAAAACATCTATCGCGCCTTGCGACCCGGTGGTGTGCTCCTGATGGCCGACATCAAGGCGTCAAGCCAGCTCGAGGACAACGTCGACGTCCCGATGAGCACCTACCTGTACACGACCTCGCTGATGCACTGCATGACGGTGTCTCTGGCGCTGCAGGGTGCCGGACTGGGTGCGGTGTGGGGAAGGCAGCTGGCCACCACGATGCTCGGCGACGCCGGATTTGACGACGTGCGGGTGGTCGAGATCGAGTCCGACCCGATCAACAACTACTACGTGGCCTATAAGGGGGCCACAAAGTGA
- a CDS encoding MBL fold metallo-hydrolase: protein MIERVVTHGTFELDGGSWEVDNNIWIVGDDTEVVVFDAAHAAAPILAAVDGRNVVAVVCTHGHNDHITVAPELGEALDAPVLLHPGDEMLWRITHPSKDFRTVFDGDTVRVAGTELRALHTPGHSPGSVCWYAPELGPGTSVVFSGDTLFSGGPGATGRSFSDFPTILQSISGRLGVLPGDTVVHTGHGDSTTVGDEIIHYEEWVARGH from the coding sequence GTGATTGAACGGGTGGTCACCCACGGGACCTTCGAACTCGACGGTGGCAGTTGGGAAGTCGATAACAACATCTGGATTGTCGGTGACGATACCGAGGTCGTGGTTTTCGACGCCGCCCACGCTGCGGCGCCGATACTGGCGGCAGTCGATGGCCGCAACGTGGTTGCGGTGGTGTGCACGCACGGCCACAACGATCACATCACAGTGGCTCCCGAGCTCGGCGAAGCGCTCGACGCGCCCGTGCTGCTTCACCCCGGCGATGAGATGCTGTGGCGAATAACGCATCCGAGCAAGGACTTTCGCACTGTTTTCGACGGCGATACGGTGCGTGTCGCCGGCACCGAGTTGCGAGCGCTACACACCCCGGGCCACTCCCCCGGATCAGTGTGCTGGTATGCCCCCGAGTTGGGCCCTGGAACGAGTGTGGTGTTCAGCGGCGACACCTTGTTCTCCGGAGGGCCGGGCGCTACCGGACGTTCGTTCTCCGACTTCCCGACAATTCTGCAGTCCATCTCAGGGCGACTCGGCGTGCTGCCCGGCGACACCGTCGTCCACACCGGCCACGGTGACAGCACCACGGTGGGTGACGAGATCATCCACTACGAAGAGTGGGTAGCGCGAGGCCACTAG